In Gemmobacter sp., a single genomic region encodes these proteins:
- a CDS encoding M20 family metallopeptidase, translating to MTRDAAIAAALATLTSGRFKADLARRVAMPTVSREEAHWPDLQRYLDEELAPVFARLGFDQRQFRHDPAPGGFLLASRIEDPALPTVLMYGHGDVVTGVPDMWSPGLTPFEMTERDGVWYGRGTADNKGQHSVNLAAIEAVLAVNGRLGFNLKFLMEMGEEYGSPGLADLVAENAEAFAADMLIASDGPRIGRLQPTIFLGARGGLNIHLEVNAREGYHHSGNWGGLLANPGVELAHAIAALIGPTGECLVPELTPGTIPEDVKQALARCTIETSPGDPPLDAWWGAPGLTQAERVYGWSTLEVMEIECGNIAKPLYAIPPWARARLQLRHPVGVDTADAIPAVRRKLDAAGFQRVQIVPAVDAAFPASRSDLQNDWVRFAAASLERTLGKPPVILPNLGGSLPNTIFTDTLGLPTIWVPHSYPGCGQHGADEHLPVSIVQEGLAMMAGLFWDLGHRA from the coding sequence ATGACCCGCGATGCCGCCATTGCCGCTGCCCTTGCCACGCTGACCAGCGGCCGGTTCAAGGCCGATCTGGCCCGCCGCGTGGCGATGCCCACCGTCTCGCGCGAGGAGGCGCACTGGCCCGACCTGCAACGCTATCTGGACGAGGAACTGGCCCCGGTCTTTGCCCGCCTGGGGTTCGACCAGCGCCAGTTCCGCCATGATCCGGCGCCTGGCGGGTTCCTGCTGGCCAGCCGGATCGAGGATCCGGCCTTGCCCACGGTGCTGATGTATGGCCATGGCGATGTGGTGACCGGCGTGCCGGACATGTGGTCGCCCGGCCTGACCCCGTTTGAAATGACCGAACGGGATGGCGTCTGGTATGGCCGCGGCACCGCCGACAACAAGGGCCAGCATTCGGTGAACCTTGCCGCGATCGAGGCGGTGCTGGCGGTGAACGGGCGGCTGGGCTTCAACCTGAAGTTCCTGATGGAAATGGGCGAGGAATATGGCTCGCCCGGTCTGGCCGATCTGGTGGCGGAAAATGCCGAGGCGTTCGCGGCCGACATGCTGATCGCCTCGGACGGGCCGCGCATCGGGCGGTTGCAGCCGACGATCTTCCTGGGCGCGCGCGGCGGGCTGAACATCCACCTGGAGGTCAACGCGCGCGAAGGCTACCATCATTCCGGCAACTGGGGCGGCCTGCTGGCCAATCCGGGCGTGGAACTGGCCCATGCCATCGCGGCGCTGATCGGCCCCACGGGCGAATGCCTGGTGCCGGAACTGACGCCGGGCACCATCCCCGAGGATGTGAAACAGGCGCTGGCGCGCTGCACCATCGAAACCTCGCCCGGCGATCCGCCGCTGGACGCCTGGTGGGGCGCCCCGGGGCTGACACAGGCCGAACGGGTCTATGGCTGGTCCACGCTGGAGGTGATGGAGATCGAATGCGGCAATATCGCCAAGCCGCTCTATGCCATTCCGCCATGGGCGCGGGCGCGGTTGCAGCTGCGCCATCCGGTGGGCGTGGATACCGCCGATGCCATCCCGGCCGTGCGGCGCAAACTGGATGCGGCGGGGTTCCAGCGGGTGCAGATCGTGCCGGCGGTGGATGCCGCCTTTCCCGCCAGCCGGTCGGATTTGCAGAACGACTGGGTGCGCTTTGCCGCCGCCTCGCTGGAACGCACGCTGGGCAAGCCGCCGGTGATCCTGCCGAACCTGGGCGGGTCGCTGCCGAACACGATCTTCACCGATACGCTGGGCCTGCCCACCATCTGGGTGCCGCATTCCTACCCCGGCTGCGGCCAACACGGCGCCGATGAACACCTGCCGGTGTCCATCGTGCAAGAGGGGCTGGCCATGATGGCGGGCCTGTTCTGGGATCTGGGGCACCGGGCATGA
- a CDS encoding aminotransferase class V-fold PLP-dependent enzyme yields the protein MSYFLYHSIGTFAGKEAAVNRALAGFTQAWCAEDDGQWPDAMARRGAFIEAWQRLIGAPDGSLTLAESVTGALYSLMRGLPETRLAGGVVLVAQDCFPSLHFLLAELGRRIGFSLRTVAPTGGRAYVTDDDFLAGWGPEVRLALITWVTSTASHMADLDRLLDHGRRMGSLIGVDVTQGVGIRPYVAQADFTVGSSLKWLCGVSGAGVLQVMPGLLADCHPEFRGWFSQANPFSWDLDAFAFAPDARRFDNGTPNVLPAVASQPGLDHVLQTGVPALAAHNRALTGLLVQGAADLGLPLASPADADRRGGSVMLRLPGNAAALVDDLRHQGIHTDARGAVLRLSPGSVTTVDHCNELLQALRGHAG from the coding sequence ATGAGCTATTTCCTCTATCATTCGATCGGCACCTTTGCCGGCAAGGAGGCGGCGGTGAACCGCGCGCTGGCCGGTTTCACCCAGGCCTGGTGCGCCGAGGACGATGGCCAGTGGCCCGATGCCATGGCCCGGCGCGGCGCCTTCATCGAGGCGTGGCAACGGCTGATCGGCGCGCCGGATGGCAGCCTGACCCTGGCCGAAAGCGTGACGGGTGCGCTGTATTCGCTGATGCGCGGCCTGCCGGAAACCCGGCTGGCCGGCGGCGTGGTGCTGGTGGCGCAGGATTGCTTTCCCAGCCTGCATTTCCTGCTGGCCGAACTGGGGCGCCGCATCGGCTTTAGCCTGCGCACCGTCGCGCCGACCGGCGGCCGCGCCTATGTGACCGATGATGATTTTCTGGCCGGCTGGGGCCCCGAGGTGCGGCTGGCGCTGATCACCTGGGTCACCTCGACCGCCTCGCATATGGCCGACCTGGACCGCCTGCTGGACCATGGCCGCCGGATGGGCAGCCTGATCGGGGTGGACGTGACGCAAGGCGTCGGCATCCGCCCCTATGTGGCGCAGGCCGATTTCACCGTGGGGTCGTCGCTGAAATGGCTGTGCGGCGTATCGGGCGCCGGGGTGTTGCAGGTGATGCCGGGGCTGCTGGCCGACTGCCACCCGGAATTCCGTGGCTGGTTCAGCCAGGCGAACCCGTTTTCCTGGGATCTGGATGCCTTCGCCTTTGCCCCCGATGCGCGGCGGTTCGACAATGGCACGCCGAACGTGCTGCCGGCGGTCGCCAGCCAGCCGGGGCTGGACCATGTGCTGCAAACCGGCGTTCCGGCGCTGGCCGCGCATAACCGCGCGCTGACCGGGCTGCTGGTGCAGGGCGCGGCGGACCTTGGCCTGCCGCTTGCCTCGCCCGCCGATGCCGACCGGCGCGGCGGCAGCGTGATGCTGCGCCTGCCCGGCAATGCCGCCGCCCTTGTCGATGACCTGCGCCACCAGGGCATCCACACCGATGCGCGGGGGGCCGTGCTGCGCCTGTCGCCGGGCAGCGTGACGACGGTCGATCACTGCAACGAACTGCTGCAAGCCCTCAGGGGGCATGCAGGATAA